Proteins encoded by one window of Channa argus isolate prfri chromosome 1, Channa argus male v1.0, whole genome shotgun sequence:
- the LOC137101049 gene encoding CMRF35-like molecule 8 yields MSVFEGGTLSSREVTSSWFEEGREAALSHQSLNMDVHHILICFFFLSLQDGNTGLTNAQITTHTGTEGGNITVSCSFSSSGRRKLLCKGDCTTGNVLIETTSNRAQSGRYSIEYKDSATLMYVSITQLNKSDSGWYMCNLDSTWFRNHKFEIIVTEASTSSPPSRALQPSTTSHTFSSSSSFETYKQPETGSSVSLLVPLVPVLVVVVVVVVLVVVGLLLCKKKTNDSDGLNMRGISDQTNMEFFDYENCPPASTGQDSTYQSLNPVTRNQDQIYCSLTQKH; encoded by the exons ATGAGTGTGTTTGAAGGAGGGACTCTGTCTTCTAGAGAAGTGACAAGTTCCTGGTTTGAAGAAGGAAGAGAGGCAGCATTAAGTCATCAGAGCCTCAACATGGACGttcatcacattttaatctgcttcttcttcctct CTCTGCAGGATGGAAACACTGGTCTCACCAATGCACAAATCACCACTCATACAGGAACTGAAGGAGGAAACATCACAGTTTCATgctcattttcttcctctggAAGAAGGAAGTTGTTGTGTAAAGGAGACTGTACAACAGGAAACGTCCTCATTGAAACAACCAGTAACAGAGCTCAGAGCGGCAGATACAGTATTGAATATAAAGATTCAGCAACACTCATGTATGTGAGCATTACACAGCTGAACAAGTCTGACTCAGGATGGTACATGTGTAATTTGGACAGTACTTGGTTCAGAAATCATAAGTTTGAGATCATTGTCACAGAAG CTTCAACCTCTTCACCACCAAGTAGAGCTCTCCAACCTTCAACAACATCACATACAttctcttcatcatcatcctttGAAACCTACAAACAGCCTGAAACTGGATCATCAG TTTCCCTCCTGGTTCCTTTGGTTCCTGTacttgtggtggtggtggttgtagttgtGTTAGTTGTTGTTGGGCTGCTCCTCTGCAAAAAGAAGACAAACGACTCTGATG GTTTGAACATGAGGGGAATCTCAGACCAAACCAACATGGAG TTTTTCGACTATGAGAACTGTCCACCAGCCTCCACAGGCCAAGACTCCACCTACCAGAGCCTCAATCCAGTAACCAGGAACCAGGACCAGATCTACTGTtcactcacacagaaacactag